The DNA region gaggtcaggctgctcttggtgttgaggaaatgctgaaagcagcctgactcatttcatctgctcatgccctggctgatctcccctctttccccttccacccatcggcttttgtctccccccagccccctgtgaagagcctggctctgtgttctccatcccctcctcgctggcactgccaggctggcatgaggagcccctcagccttccctgctccaggctggaccagcccagctccctcagcctctgctcacagcccaagggctccagccccaccttggaggcccttcccagaccctgctccagctgccagacatctttcctgccctggggaacccAACCCAGGTCACAGTGATCTGGATAATCCttgtccttgatgtcctggtcagacagccctggccccttgtcccctgtcaggctctggggtggatcctgtggaacatcctttggtggaggctgtggctccaggtgggccggggggatcctgggggacagggaccctgctgggcatgaacagcattggacttgttgggagaaactgtgagggggagctggggcagagtgaccaacccagtgacctgacacagccctgctgggatgtcacacagccctgctgggatgtcacacagcccctctgggatgtcacagcccattctcCAGTGTCACAAAGctggtctctgatgtcacacCAGAGTCTGTGATGAAATAGTCTGCACTGTGATGTCAGacctctgccctgtgatgtcacagctggATCTCTGATGTCACAAAGGCAGACTATGATGCCATGGCTGCTCGATGACCTCACCtaacccactctgtgatgtcatagcccactctgtgacctcatgttATCAGATGATCAATTCTCTTCACCATGTGAGCACACACAATGCTGGTTCTCCACAACCCCAGCCCTATGGAAACCACACagtgcccattgtgtgagaagggaactggaagttcagcagcctcactgtcctgccagctcagccaggcccactggaacattggggtccacgaccaccagggaccaccagagagacccccaggacagAAGAGCACATGGGTAAAGGGGAGGAGAAATAtgttaatgattttggggaaattatTATCATATGCATGTTTAGTCCAGGGcaatcaatgaatatgtgtgcaaaatacagaatagaAACAGAAACTTTACTGTACTCAGCATGCACGGCTTTGAGAGGAGCTGTTCcccgtgcatccagctgaataaaTAATGGTGTTTCTAAATGCTACACTAGGGTtaaggaattttctgttttacagaatttaacattcccactgccaaggaaagctctgtctgctgctgttcacaaacagagaagggctggtggcagatgtggggctcagaggctgcctggggcacagtgaccatgaaataatcaagttttcaatgttctgtgaaagaaggaggggcagcaacaaaacttctgcactggaattaggaagggcagactttggcctattTAGGATGCTGATTTGGGGAGTACCAAATCAGGTACTGATTCTTTAaagggaaacagcccttaaaaacaaaatggTCCAGGGAGGATGGACACACTTCATGAAAATAATCTTAAGGGGATGGAGGAGCCTCGGCCAGTGTGGCAAAACATGATCTAGTGAGGAAAATGACTGTCCTGGCTGCCCATTGAGCCTTTGTGGGAACTCAGGGGTAAAAAGAGGGTGCATCACTTTTGGAAAGAAGAACAGGCAACTCAGAAAGTGTTTAAGAATGTTGTTAAGttatgcaaaaagaaaaggaaggaggtGAAAGCTCAACTAGAGCTTAACCTGGCcacttctgtgaaaaataagaggaaatgcttctataaataaaattatagtaAAACACCAGACAAACACAACCTCTACTATTTATTGGATGCAGTAGGAAATACAGTAACTAAAGATAAAGACAAGGCTGAGCTACTTAACACCTTGTTTGTctcaattttcaatattaggAAAGGCTGTCCTCAGGACAAGTGCTCTCCTGAGCGTCTAGATggccacagggagcagaacagcccccctggaatccaggaggcagcagttggtgacctgctgagccTCTCAGATTCTCACAGGTGTATGGGATTGGATGGGATCCCTCCTAgtgggatgagggagctgtggatgagctccccaggctgctctccaccatttaccatcagtgctggctcagcagggaggtcccagaggactggaggtgccagtgtgagcccatccccaagcagggctggaaggaggagctgggaaactccaggcctgtcagcctgacctgggtgcctggcaaggttatggaacagatcaccctgagtgccatcacagggaACCCATGGGATGGCCGAGGGATGAGAgccagccagcatggatttaggggtggcaggtcctgcctgaccaacctggtctccttttatgaccagatGACCTGCctgtggatgcaggaaaggctgtggatgttgtgtgcCTGGACTTCAAAGCCTTTAAAGCCATGAGCCACAGAATTCCCTGGAAAaactgcagcccatggcttgGACATGTTCACCCTTCCCAGGGTAAagagctggctggaggctgggcccagagagtggtggggatggtgctgcacccagctggtgtccaggcactggtggtgtcccccagggatctgtgcctggcccagtcctgtttaatatcttcactAATGATCTGGCTGAGGGGATCGAGTCCAGCATTCACAAACtgcagatggcaccaagctgggtgtgagtgtggatctgctggagggcaggacaggaagacacagccttaagctgcatcaggggaggttcaggctggacaataggaagaagttcttcacagaaagagtgagtGGGCATTGGAATGGTCTGGCCAGGGGGGAAGGTGGCagagtccctgtccctctccagtgGCACTCAGTGGCATGGTCTGGGTGACAAGGCAGTATTAGGGCATtgagaacattgtgacactgtgaagcCCCACAGAACCAAGGGGTCAACTGTCACATTttggggccccatggaaccaaggacaccattgtTGCTCTGCATGgtctcatggaaccaaggagaccagtGTGACAGTGCAGGGCCTGGTGTAACaaggaggccattgtgacacagagGGGCTCCACGAAACAAAGGACGTtattgcagatgacaccaagctggatCTGAGTGTTGATTCTGTGGGAAcataggagggctctgcacagtgacctggataGGCTGGATCCAGGGGATGAATCCAACAAGGTCAGGTTTAAAAAGACCAAGTGccgggtcctgcactttggttacaacaacccctgcagcactacaggctggggacagagtggctggagagcagccaggcagaaagggcccgcagggactgatggacagcaggctggacatgagccatcAGTGTgaccaggtggccaagaaggccaatggctcctggcctggctcaggaatggtgtggccagcagtaCCAGAGATGCTGTGCTAGCACTGATCtgaccccagctctgcacacagacattgctgctgcagctcctgagaaggcaacaaaagggcatcactgcagaaaactttgctgggagatcctttagGTCCTTTAAAGCCACCAAGAGTGCTgcccctcattgacacagtctcTGGCCACAtggaaggtggagagaaacaaaatgagaaattgcacaaacaatgacatttcttTGTGGACAATATGAAAAActaatacaaaggaaaaaaaaaaacaaaccacaaccaAAGCAACAAGAAGTATGAAAGACGTCTTTTAGTACAAGTGATTGGCAGAAATTGGCCAGTagtttaatgttcctgaaagcatccagtgatcagtctcctcactgcagccttgagctcctggttcctcaggctgtagatgaggggattcagggctggaggcatcACAGAGTACAGAAttgacagggccagatccagggatggggaagacatggaggggggcttcagatgtgcaaatgctgcagtgctgaggaacagggagacgacggccaggtgagggaggcaggtggaaaaggctttgtgccgtccctgctcagaggggatcctcagcacagccctgaagatctgcacataggagaaaacaatgaacacaaaacagcaaaaaccaaaacagacaCTAACTGCAATGAGCCCAAATTCCCTGAGATAGGATTTGTAGCAGGAAAGCTTGAGGATCTGGggaatttcacagaagaactggcccaggacattgccatggcacaggggcagagaaaatgtattggctgtgtgcagcagtgaatagagaaaggcagtggcccaggcagctgctgccatgtgggcacaagctctgctgcccaggagggtctcgtagtgcaggggtttgcagatggacacgtagcggtcatagcacatgatggtcaggaggcaaaattctgctgagatgaagaacagaaagaaaaagagctgagcagcacatcctgtgtaggagatgtccctggtgtcccagagggaattgtgcatggctttggggacagtgctgCAGATGAAtcccaggtcgctgagggccaggttgagcaggaagaagaacatgggtgtgtgcaggtggtggccgcaggctacggcgctgatgatgaggccattgcccaggagggcagccagggagatgcccagcaagaggcagaagtgcaggagctgcagctgccgcgtgtctgccagtgccagcaggaggaagtggctgatggagctgctgttggacatttgctgggGCTGAACATGGAGACCTGTTCATGGAGAAAGGGCAGTGACAAGTCAGGATGGGCTGCTTTGAGCCAAGCCTGGGCTATTCCCCGCAGACTGTTCCTGTAGCCTTGTTCCTGCTCTGGGAAAACCTTCAGCCATgtccctgcctgagctccagTTGTGCTGGCTGagtgtgccaggagcagccaggcctgtGCTTGGGGGCTCTCAAGGAGATatccctgccccactgccctgaGTTTGTGGCCATGTGGCAGAGGGACAAGGCTGGATGTTCAAGATTTGACAGGGGAATCGCTTCTAATGCAGACAGGCTTGGTAGCATCTGCATTCACAGTCCTATAAGACATGAATAGCAGAAGGTTTTTTTAGGAATTGTTTTCCTACCCACACATCATTTCTGGCTCTCTGAGGTCAGGAATCCCCAGCATTCCTGCTGCACTCAGAGTTTGCCACTGAGAGATGTGAGAGGCAAAGGATTCCCTGTGGCTGAGGGAAGGTgaggggctggatgggattGTTCCCAACTGCCCTGGCTTTGCACCTTTGGCTGCAATCAGAGCACAATCACATTCCTGGGTCACCCTGGGACAAACcagaccctgcccagagcagagggatccctgAATGTCTCACCCTCTCTCAAGGTCTCTGGGCAAGGTCTCAGCACCCCCTTGTGCCAAGGACACTCACGGCTCCCTTGGCAAACCCaacagcatttcctcagctctggcagctctgtccTTCCCCGTGGGACATTCAGGGAACTcccagaggctctggcacagatttgcaCCCCAGGAGGGCTGCTCAGAGCTTGGAa from Melospiza georgiana isolate bMelGeo1 unplaced genomic scaffold, bMelGeo1.pri scaffold_29, whole genome shotgun sequence includes:
- the LOC131096474 gene encoding olfactory receptor 14J1-like, which codes for MSNSSSISHFLLLALADTRQLQLLHFCLLLGISLAALLGNGLIISAVACGHHLHTPMFFFLLNLALSDLGFICSTVPKAMHNSLWDTRDISYTGCAAQLFFFLFFISAEFCLLTIMCYDRYVSICKPLHYETLLGSRACAHMAAAAWATAFLYSLLHTANTFSLPLCHGNVLGQFFCEIPQILKLSCYKSYLREFGLIAVSVCFGFCCFVFIVFSYVQIFRAVLRIPSEQGRHKAFSTCLPHLAVVSLFLSTAAFAHLKPPSMSSPSLDLALSILYSVMPPALNPLIYSLRNQELKAAVRRLITGCFQEH